A window from Drosophila subobscura isolate 14011-0131.10 chromosome O, UCBerk_Dsub_1.0, whole genome shotgun sequence encodes these proteins:
- the LOC117896779 gene encoding papilin isoform X4 — protein sequence MDLSRRLCTTALIAFIVLAGIPDSQSRFPGLRQKRQYGANMYLPDSSVTPGGEGDDPNEWTEWSSPSDCSRTCGGGVSYQTRECLRRDYNGEAECSGGNRRYYSCNTQDCPEEDPDFRALQCSRFDDQRFDGVMYEWVPYLGAPNPCELNCMPRGERFYYRQKEKVVDGTRCNDKDLDVCVNGQCMPVGCDMMLGSDAKEDKCRKCGGDGSTCKTIHNTYSSSDLAPGYNDLLLVPQGATNIKIIETAPSNNYLACRNLSGHYHLNGNWRIDFPRPMFYADSWWNYQRKPMGFAAPDQLTCPGPISESIFIVMLVQERNVSIDYEYSIPESLSHSQPDTHTWTHREFGPCSASCGGGTQSRKVTCNNRVNLQEVDAALCEKESKPEEEQACGTEPCAPHWVEGEWSKCSKGCGSDGFQNRTVTCERISSDGEHTVEDDAVCLKEVGNKPATAQECNRDVKNCPKYHLGPWTPCDKLCGEGKQTRKATCFIKENGKKRVLPDEDCVEDKPEVEKTCLLAPCEGVDWIISQWSGCTACGQNTETRTAICGSKDGKEYPEEFCQPEVPTLSRPCKSPKCEAQWFSSEWSKCSAACGKGVQSRIVICGEFDGKTVSPATDDSKCNKDTKPEQEQECEGEEKECPGEWFTGPWGECSKPCGGGERTREVLCLANGTKALNCDESKLESISEKCNPEACTEDEILPLTSTDAPIEDDEDDDCDEDDMELVTDSLPDEQKISSDGVDLDDEAKTESTLFTDELMLSDSPDTTAFDASAATATTVEGSGDDTDATTDSGISTEGSGDDEETSDGTTGVSSSTDASSSSSDSSDSTTDDSASSVSDSSGSTDESTEVSGGSTDASSATESSADTTDVSSSTEVSGSTDASSSTDVSSSTDASASTDVSGSTDASSSTEVSGSTDSTSDSSDKTSDSSDSTTVATSDASDTTEGSSDSTDVSSSTESSSDSTSDGTSSSTESSASTESTSEETTETTPETSTDTTESTLDASSTTDASSTSDDSSSTSDASSSSVASSESTSDGSTTDSTETTTSSDYSSSTSSSDSTETTDSSSDGSTTESGSTVESSTDVSSSDGSTESPESTLSTESTEAASTDSTESTEAGSSEGSTTEGSTVEDVSGSTSSTDATESSSTESSSSTDVSGSTEATESTESTDSSASTDASESTESGGTTDTTESGATEESTTEGSTDSTTEGSTESTQSTELGSGTSDIWSSTDNEEESSTPNTWESAITKDKPRKCKPKKKECAKSKYGCCPDGKSTPKGPFDEGCPIPKTCADTKFGCCLDGVSPAEGKNNKGCPKSQCAETLFGCCPDNFSAAEGEDNEGCPETTTVPPTTTTEESLPESTTEIEGSGGDSTQVPALEGKSCSFAEFGCCPDAQTPAKGKNFEGCAAPETPKGCDQSEHGCCPDGRTAAAGPGGEGCSACTREQFGCCPDSETPAHGPNGEGCCLDSAFGCCPDNILAARGPNFEGCDCHYTPYGCCADKQTAARGYNQEGCACETTPHGCCPDKITAAKGAKFEGCPCETTQFGCCPDGLTFAKGPHHHGCHCTQTEFKCCEDEKTPAKGPNFEGCTCLESKFGCCPDGVSSATDEKFGGCENVQEPPQKACALPKETGTCGNFSVKYYFDTSYGGCARFWYGGCDGNANRFETEAECKDTCQDYTGQHVCLLPKSVGPCTGFTKKWYFDMDRNRCEEFQYGGCYGTNNRFDSLEQCQGTCAVSESIPTCEQPVENGPCAGNFERWYYDNQTDICRPFTYGGCKGNKNNYPTEHACSYNCRQPGVLKEQCSLPKQTGDCSERHARWHFSESEKRCLPFYYTGCGGNKNSFPSLESCEDHCPRQVAKDICEIPAEVGQCANYVTAWYYDTKDESCRQFYYGGCGGNENRFASEEACLSRCEKKPEPTTPPPAPSTVDVCREPASVGDCDQYTLKWHFDAEAGACRQFYYGGCAGNGNRFETESDCQQRCASPPPETRRPAPPETREPAPPQTREPAPAAVHQCDQPPYVGDCDEYVLKWYFNATAGRCQQFYYGGCGGNDNRFESEQECSDRCSPSVDSRFGQPEPEPQPEPEPEPEEPRSEPDTAKCFLPAESGNCYNNETRWFYNSREGLCDEFVYSGCGGNANSYASEEECQNECNDAQTTCSLPPVRGRCEDLSRRWYFDERSGACHEFEFTGCRGNRNNFVSERECLGYCRDQALSEPQPAAPTYSVCTQAPEAGECDNHTTAWFYDNEKMACTAFSYSGCGGNGNRFETRDQCERQCGEFKGVEPVDNEIDNEIGQGRCESFENECRELRCPYGVRREADRSQPECTKCLCENPCESYSCPEGQQCAIEIANTGDRQFAPVCRDTNKPGVCPGLAANASNCAQECYTDADCRGENKCCSDGCGYLCVQPARPTQRPSTRAPTVIYPGESRAVLEPKQPQELDVQTSIGGIAVLRCFATGNPAPNITWSLKNVVIDTNQGRYVLTSTGDLTIVQVRQTDDGTYVCVASNGLGEPVRREVALQVTESVDTPAYVYGDKNVTQIVQLNRPAVIRCPAGGYPQPHVSWWRNNNLFGNRERGRAEMARDFSLLFRSIQLSDLGLYTCEVYNKRGRPVSLRVTLKAVGPARALTNEDAQYLQYVIDPATAPVTQRPSYPYRPSRPVYVPPPTVNAQALVALDPKNSYSPGSTIALSCSVQGYPEPNVTWTKDNTPLYSNERIQITSQPHRLVVSDVSTEDTGIYGCKASNAFSYSVSQETVTIQSVIPVSPECIDNPFFANCKLIVKGRYCINQYYAQFCCRSCTLAGQIAQPHPNAL from the exons ATGGATTTATCGAGGCGGTTGTG TACAACTGCCTTGATAGCATTCATTGTATTGGCTGGCATACCCGACTCCCAGAGTAGATTT CCTGGACTGCGACAAAAAAGACAATATGGCGCGAATATGTATTTGCCGGACAGCTCTGTGACGCCCGGCGGCGAGGGTGACGATCCCAATGAGTGGACGGAATGGAGCTCGCCCTCGGATTGCTCACGCACCTGCGGCGGCGGTGTGTCCTATCAGACGCGTGAATGTCTGCGAAGAGA CTACAATGGCGAGGCAGAGTGCAGCGGCGGCAATCGTCGCTATTATTCGTGCAACACGCAAGACTGCCCGGAGGAGGATCCCGACTTTAGAGCCCTGCAATGCTCGCGCTTCGATGACCAGCGCTTCGATGGCGTCATGTACGAGTGGGTGCCCTATCTGGGTGCACCCAATCCTTGCGAGCTGAACTGCATGCCCCGTGGCGAACGCTTCTACTACCGCCAGAAGGAGAAGGTCGTCGATGGCACTCGCTGCAATGACAAGGATCTGGATGTGTGCGTCAATGGGCAGTGCATGCCCGTCGGCTGTGACATGATGCTGGGCAGCGATGCCAAGGAGGACAAGTGCCGCAAGTGCGGCGGCGATGGCAGCACCTGCAAGACGATTCACAACACTTACAGCTCCAGTGATCTAGCCCCAGGCTACAATGATTTGCTGCTCGTGCCACAGGGCGCTACCAACATCAAGATCATTGAGACTGCCCCGTCCAACAATTATTTGGCATGCCGCAACCTCTCGGGGCATTACCATCTAAATGGCAACTGGAGGATTGACTTCCCACGGCCCATGTTCTATGCGGACTCATGGTGGAATTATCAGCGCAAACCCATGGGCTTTGCCGCACCCGATCAGCTCACCTGTCCCGGTCCCATCTCCGAGAGCATCTTCATCGTGATGTTGGTGCAGGAGCGTAATGTGAGCATCGACTACGAGTACAGCATCCCGGAAtccctcagccacagccagccggACACGCACACGTGGACACATCGCGAGTTTGGCCCGTGCAGCGCCtcctgcggcggcggcactcaATCCCGCAAGGTCACCTGCAATAACCGAGTGAACCTACAAGAGGTCGATGCCGCTCTCTGCGAGAAGGAGTCCaagccagaggaggagcaagCCTGCGGCACAGAGCCCTGTGCTCCGCACTGGGTGGAGGGTGAGTGGAGCAAGTGCTCCAAGGGCTGCGGCTCTGATGGCTTCCAAAATCGTACTGTGACCTGTGAGCGCATCTCTTCGGATGG CGAACACACAGTGGAGGACGATGCCGTGTGCCTCAAGGAGGTTGGCAACAAGCCCGCCACGGCCCAGGAGTGTAATCGTGACGTCAAGAACTGCCCGAAGTATCATTTGGGTCCCTGGACACCCTGCGACAAGCTGTGCGGCGAGGGCAAGCAAACCCGCAAGGCCACCTGCTTCATCAAGGAGAACGGCAAGAAGCGCGTCCTGCCCGACGAGGATTGTGTGGAGGATAAGCCCGAGGTGGAGAAGACTTGCCTGCTGGCACCCTGCGAGGGCGTAGACTGGATCATCTCTCAATGGAGTGGA TGCACCGCTTGCGGACAGAACACGGAAACCCGCACTGCCATTTGCGGCTCTAAGGATGGCAAGGAGTACCCAGAGGAGTTCTGTCAGCCAGAGGTGCCAACGCTCTCCCGCCCCTGCAAGTCCCCCAAGTGCGAGGCTCAATGGTTCTCATCGGAGTGGAGCAAATGCTCCGCTGCCTGCGGCAAGGGTGTCCAATCGCGGATCGTCATCTGCGGCGAGTTTGATGGCAAGACTGTGAGCCCCGCCACCGATGACAGCAAGTGCAACAAGGACACAAAACctgagcaggagcaagagtGCGAGGGCGAGGAGAAGGAGTGCCCAGGCGAATGGTTCACCGGACCCTGGGGCGAGTGCAGCAAACCCTGCGGCGGCGGGGAACGCACACGCGAGGTCCTGTGCCTAGCCAATGGCACCAAGGCCCTCAACTGCGACGAGTCCAAGCTGGAGTCCATATCCGAGAAGTGCAACCCAGAGGCCTGCACGGAAGACGAGATTCTGCCACTGACCAGCACCGATGCACCCATCgaggacgacgaggacgacgattGTGATGAGGATGACATGGAACTGGTCACCGACAGTCTGCCCGATGAGCAGAAGATCTCCTCCGATGGCGTTGATCTCGATGACGAGGCCAAGACAGAGTCCACGCTCTTCACCGATGAACTAATGCTCAGCGATAGCCCCGACACGACCGCGTTCGATGCCTCTGCTGCGACAGCAACCACGGTGGAGGGTTCGGGTGACGACACAGACGCCACAACGGACAGCGGCATTTCGACTGAGGGCAGCGGAGACGATGAGGAAACGTCTGATGGAACAACGGGTGTGTCCAGCTCCACGGATGCTTCATCAAGCTCTAGCGACTCCAGCGATTCCACAACCGATGACAGCGCATCTTCAGTCTCTGATTCAAGCGGCTCCACGGATGAGTCCACGGAAGTTTCTGGTGGCTCGACTGATGCTTCGAGCGCCACAGAATCCAGCGCCGATACCACAGATGTCTCCAGCTCCACGGAGGTTTCAGGCTCCACAGATGCTTCCAGCTCCACGGATGTTTCCAGCTCCACGGATGCCTCAGCCTCCACCGATGTTTCAGGCTCCACGGATGCCTCCAGCTCCACGGAAGTTTCAGGTTCCACAGACTCCACCAGCGACTCTTCCGACAAAACATCCGACAGCAGCGACTCAACAACTGTGGCGACGTCTGATGCCAGCGACACCACTGAAGGTTCCAGCGATTCCACAGACGTTTCTAGCTCAACGGAGAGCTCCTCGGACAGCACCAGCGATGGTACTTCCTCTTCGACAGAGTCCTCGGCCTCGACTGAGTCCACTTCGGAGGAGACAACTGAAACCACACCCGAGACCTCAACAGACACAACAGAGTCCACGCTGGATGCCTCATCCACCACGGATGCCTCCTCCACGAGTGATGATTCATCCTCCACGAGTGATGCTTCCTCCAGCAGTGTTGCCTCAAGCGAGAGCACATCCGATGGCAGCACAACGGACTCCACAGAGACCACAACTTCCTCCGATTACTCCTCCTCAACCTCCTCTTCAGACAGCACTGAAACGACAGACTCGTCCAGCGATGGTTCAACAACAGAAAGCGGCAGCACTGTGGAGAGTTCCACGGATGTCAGCTCCAGCGATGGCTCCACCGAATCACCTGAATCCACTTTGTCCACCGAATCCACAGAGGCAGCGAGCACAGACTCCACCGAGAGCACTGAGGCTGGCTCCAGCGAGGGCTCCACCACAGAAGGCAGCACCGTTGAGGATGTGTCCGGATCCACGAGCTCCACAGATGCCACAGAATCCTCTTCCACGGAGTCTTCATCCTCCACTGACGTTTCAGGCTCAACGGAAGCAACAGAGTCCACTGAATCCACCGATTCCTCGGCATCTACGGATGCTTCCGAGTCTACGGAGAGCGGCGGCACCACAGACACCACCGAAAGTGGAGCCACCGAGGAGAGCACCACCGAGGGATCCACCGACAGCACCACCGAAGGATCCACCGAGAGCACACAGTCCACAGAGCTGGGCAGCGGCACCAGCGACATTTGGAGCTCCACCGACAACGAGGAAGAGTCCAGCACCCCGAACACCTGGGAGTCGGCCATCACCAAGGATAAGCCACGCAAGTGCAAGCCCAAGAAGAAGGAGTGCGCCAAGTCCAAGTACGGCTGCTGCCCCGACGGCAAGTCCACACCTAAAGGACCCTTCGACGAGGGTTGTCCCATACCAAAGACCTGCGCGGACACCAAATTCGGTTGCTGCCTGGATGGCGTCTCCCCGGCGGAGGGCAAGAACAACAAGGGCTGCCCCAAGTCCCAGTGTGCCGAGACGCTGTTCGGCTGCTGTCCCGATAATTTCAGCGCCGCCGAAGGCGAGGACAATGAGGGATGCCCCGAGACGACGACCGtgccacccaccaccaccacggaGGAGTCGCTGCCAGAGTCCACCACTGAGATCGAGGGATCCGGCGGTGATTCCACACAGGTGCCTGCCCTTGAGGGCAAGTCCTGCTCCTTTGCTGAGTTTGGCTGCTGTCCGGATGCCCAGACCCCGGCCAAGGGCAAGAACTTCGAAGGCTGCGCCGCTCCAGAGACACCCAAGGGCTGCGATCAGTCCGAGCACGGATGCTGTCCGGATGGacgcacagctgctgctggtcctggcGGTGAGGGCTGCTCGGCCTGCACCCGCGAACagtttggctgctgccccgACTCCGAGACGCCTGCCCATGGACCCAACGGCGAGGGCTGCTGCCTGGACtctgcctttggctgctgccccgACAACATTCTGGCCGCTCGAGGACCCAACTTCGAGGGCTGCGACTGCCACTACACGCCGTACGGCTGCTGTGCGGACAAGCAGACTGCGGCTCGTGGCTACAACCAGGAGGGCTGCGCCTGCGAGACGACTCCCCATGGCTGCTGCCCCGACAAGATCACCGCTGCGAAGGGAGCCAAGTTCGAGGGTTGCCCCTGCGAGACGACACagtttggctgctgccccgATGGACTCACCTTTGCCAAGGGACCGCACCACCACGGCTGCCACTGCACCCAGACGGAGTTCAAGTGCTGCGAGGACGAGAAGACCCCGGCCAAGGGACCCAACTTCGAGGGCTGCACGTGCCTGGAGAGCAAATTTGGCTGCTGTCCCGACGGTGTCAGCAGCGCCACGGACGAGAAGTTCGGCGGCTGCGAGAATGTGCAGGAGCCACCACAGAAGGCCTGCGCCCTGCCCAAGGAGACGGGCACCTGCGGCAACTTCAGCGTCAAATATTACTTCGATACGAGCTACGGTGGATGCGCACGGTTCTGGTATGGCGGCTGCGATGGCAATGCCAATCGCTTCGAGACGGAGGCCGAGTGCAAGGACACCTGCCAGGACTACACCGGACAGCATGTGTGCCTGCTGCCCAAGAGCGTGGGCCCCTGCACGGGCTTCACCAAGAAATGGTACTTCGATATGGATCGCAATCGTTGCGAGGAGTTCCAGTACGGCGGCTGCTACGGCACCAACAATCGCTTTGATAGCCTCGAACAGTGTCAAGGAACGTGTGCGGTCAGCGAGAGTATTC CCACCTGCGAACAACCTGTGGAGAATGGTCCCTGTGCGGGCAACTTTGAGCGTTGGTACTACGACAACCAGACGGACATCTGCCGACCCTTCACCTATGGCGGCTGCAAGGGCAACAAGAACAATTATCCCACGGAGCATGCGTGCAGCTACAACTGTCGCCAGCCGGGCGTACTCAAAG AGCAATGCTCACTTCCTAAGCAAACTGGTGATTGCAGCGAACGGCATGCCAGGTGGCACTTCTCGGAGAGCGAGAAGCGCTGCCTGCCCTTCTACTACACTGGTTGTGGTGGCAACAAGAACAGTTTCCCCTCATTGGAGTCCTGCGAGGACCATTGTCCCCGGCAAGTCG CCAAGGACATCTGCGAGATCCCTGCCGAGGTGGGACAGTGCGCGAACTACGTCACCGCCTGGTACTACGACACCAAGGACGAGAGCTGTCGCCAGTTCTACTacggcggctgtggcggcaACGAGAACCGCTTTGCCAGCGAGGAGGCCTGTCTGTCGCGCTGCGAGAAGAAACCGGAACCCACAacgccaccaccagcacccagcaccgtGGATGTGTGCCGCGAACCAGCGAGTGTTGGCGACTGCGATCAGTACACGCTCAAGTGGCACTTTGATGCAGAGGCTGGCGCGTGTCGCCAGTTCTACTATGGCGGCTgtgctggcaatggcaatcgcTTTGAGACCGAATCCGACTGCCAGCAGCGCTGTGCCAGTCCACCGCCAGAGACCCGACGACCAGCTCCACCAGAGACTAGGGAACCTGCTCCACCACAGACTCGTGaacctgctccagctgctgtccaTCAGTGTGATCAGCCACCTTACGTCGGCGACTGCGATGAGTATGTGCTCAAGTGGTACTTCAATGCGACTGCCGGACGCTGCCAGCAGTTCTACtacggcggctgcggcggcaacGATAACCGCTTCGAGTCCGAGCAGGAGTGCTCCGATCGCTGCTCGCCCAGCGTAGACAGTCGCTTTGgacaaccagaaccagagccgcagccagagccagagccggagcccgaGGAGCCACGCTCAGAGCCAGACACTGCCAAGTGCTTCCTGCCCGCCGAGTCGGGCAATTGCTACAACAACGAGACTCGCTGGTTCTACAACAGCCGAGAGGGACTCTGCGACGAGTTCGTGTACTCGGGCTGCGGCGGCAATGCCAACAGCTatgccagcgaggaggagtGCCAGAACGAGTGCAATGATGCCCAGACCACCTGCTCGCTGCCACCGGTGCGCGGACGCTGCGAGGATCTGTCCCGCCGCTGGTACTTTGATGAGCGCAGTGGCGCCTGTCACGAGTTTGAGTTCACTGGCTGCCGCGGCAATCGCAATAACTTTGTGTCCGAGCGGGAGTGTCTTGGCTACTGCAGGGATCAGGCACTATCTGAACcacaaccagcagcacca ACCTACTCCGTGTGCACTCAGGCACCCGAGGCTGGCGAGTGCGACAATCATACAACAGCTTGGTTCTACGACAACGAGAAGATGGCCTGCACGGCCTTCTCCTacagcggctgtggcggcaatggcaatcgcTTCGAAACGCGTGACCAGTGCGAGCGTCAGTGCGGCGAGTTCAAAGGAGTGG AGCCCGTGGACAACGAGATTGACAATGAGATTGGACAGGGTCGCTGCGAGAGCTTCGAGAACGAGTGCCGTGAGCTGCGCTGTCCGTATGGTGTGCGCCGTGAGGCCGATCGCTCCCAGCCGGAGTGCACCAAGTGCCTGTGCGAGAACCCTTGCGAGAGCTACTCCTGCCCCGAGGGCCAGCAGTGTGCCATTGAGATTGCCAACACCGGAGATCGTCAGTTTGCGCCCGTCTGCCGCGACACGAACAAGCCTGGAGTGTGCCCCGGACTGGCGGCCAATGCCAGCAACTGCGCCCAGGAGTGCTACACCGATGCCGATTGCCGTGGCGAGAATAAGTGCTGCAGCGATGGCTGCGGTTATCTTTGTGTGCAGCCAGCACGCCCCACCCAGCGGCCCAGCACACGTGCGCCCACCGTCATTTATCCGGGCGAGAGCAGGGCCGTTCTGGAGCCCAAGCAGCCACAGGAACTGGATGTGCAGACCTCCATCGGTGGCATCGCTGTGCTGCGTTGCTTCGCCACTGGCAATCCAGCGCCCAACATCACTTGGTCTCTCAAGAATGTGGTG ATCGATACGAACCAAGGACGCTATGTCCTGACCTCGACTGGGGATCTGACAATCGTGCAAGTGCGCCAAACCGACGACGGCACCTACGTTTGCGTGGCCAGCAATGGCCTGGGCGAGCCAGTGCGCCGTGAGGTGGCCCTACAAGTGACAG AGTCCGTAGATACACCCGCATACGTGTACGGCGACAAGAACGTTACCCAGATCGTGCAGTTGAACAGACCGGCGGTGATACGCTGCCCAGCGGGTGGCTATCCGCAGCCGCATGTCAGCTGGTggcgcaacaacaatttgttcgGCAATCGGGAGCGTGGGCGTGCGGAGATGGCACGCGACTTCTCGCTGCTGTTCCGCTCCATCCAGCTGTCGGATCTGGGCCTGTACACCTGCGAGGTGTACAACAAGCGTGGACGCCCCGTCTCGCTGCGTGTCACACTGAAGGCGGTGGGTCCGGCCCGTGCCCTGACCAACGAGGATGCCCAGTATCTGCAGTATGTGATAGATCCGGCCACGGCGCCGGTCACACAGAGACCCAGCTACCCCTACAGACCCTCGCGTCCGGTGTATGTGCCCCCACCTACAG TGAATGCCCAAGCGCTGGTGGCACTGGATCCCAAGAACAGCTACTCCCCCGGCTCCACTATTGCTCTCAGCTGCTCAGTGCAGGGCTATCCAGAGCCCAATGTGACATGGACCAAGGACAACACACCGCTGTACAGCAACGAGCGCATACAGATAACAT CCCAGCCACATCGACTGGTTGTCAGCGATGTGAGCACCGAGGATACTGGCATCTACGGCTGCAAGGCTAGCAACGCGTTCAGCTACAGCGTCAGCCAGGAGACGGTTACCATTCAAT CTGTCATACCGGTATCGCCCGAGTGCATTGACAATCCGTTCTTTGCCAACTGCAAGCTGATCGTGAAGGGCAGATACTGCATCAATCAGTACTACGCACAGTTCTGCTGTAGATCCTGCACGCTGGCCGGCCAAATTGCGCAGCCTCATCCCAATGCGCTGTAA